A section of the Luteolibacter flavescens genome encodes:
- a CDS encoding sugar O-acetyltransferase: MPTEKEKMIAGELYQSFGEQLFNERQQAKQLCRRYNATTEEQMAERGDILGQLLGSTGENVFIEPPFRCDYGYNFHVGRNFYANYDLIVLDCCEVRIGDNCMIAPRVSIFTAAHPLDAATRISGLEYAKPITIGDNVWIGGHAVINPGVTIGDNAVIAAGAVVTKDVPANVVVAGVPARIIRHLDVA; encoded by the coding sequence ATGCCCACGGAGAAAGAGAAGATGATCGCCGGTGAACTTTATCAGTCTTTCGGCGAACAGCTTTTCAATGAGCGCCAACAGGCCAAGCAACTCTGCCGCCGCTACAATGCGACCACAGAGGAGCAGATGGCAGAGCGGGGCGATATTCTCGGGCAGTTGCTCGGCAGTACAGGAGAGAATGTCTTCATCGAGCCACCCTTCCGCTGCGACTATGGATACAATTTCCATGTCGGCCGGAATTTCTATGCGAATTACGATCTTATAGTGCTGGATTGCTGTGAGGTCCGGATAGGTGACAATTGCATGATCGCGCCGCGCGTGTCTATTTTCACAGCAGCACATCCTCTCGATGCCGCTACTCGCATTAGCGGCCTGGAATATGCGAAGCCGATCACGATCGGCGACAATGTCTGGATCGGCGGACATGCGGTGATCAATCCCGGTGTCACCATCGGAGACAATGCTGTCATCGCAGCCGGAGCAGTGGTGACGAAAGATGTCCCTGCCAATGTCGTGGTGGCCGGTGTCCCGGCGCGGATCATCCGACACTTGGATGTCGCCTGA
- a CDS encoding CPXCG motif-containing cysteine-rich protein, translated as METALVQCPTCFETFEVVVPPPEELPAEMDYDCEICCRPMVLVIDESGAYARGLGE; from the coding sequence ATGGAAACCGCACTCGTCCAGTGTCCGACCTGCTTTGAGACCTTTGAGGTGGTGGTGCCTCCGCCGGAGGAGTTGCCTGCGGAAATGGACTACGATTGCGAGATCTGCTGCCGACCGATGGTCTTGGTCATCGATGAATCAGGTGCCTATGCACGCGGGCTCGGGGAATGA
- a CDS encoding class I SAM-dependent rRNA methyltransferase — protein MRHLLEAALARRAPLRQPGTNALRLIDGDGDDLPGLELEDFAGKWLLSTRDRHPPAPLVEWLRSKGHATYWKQLDQQQKESPAHLCGPEQDEPFPIQESGLNFEISFQSGYSQGIFLDQRDRRAELRSRLSAGQTLLNTFAYTGAFSVFAAAAGATTTTLDLAQPYLDWAKRNFELNGFDPSAHYYCKGDTFHWLARFAKQGRTFDGIVLDPPTFSRDKDGKVFRVEKDYGRLAELAMKCLTPGGFLLASTNCRTLSPRDFEAQLRGASRRPVKIRHNDMPADFTGEQYLKSVWVDT, from the coding sequence ATGCGACATCTGCTCGAAGCCGCCCTCGCCCGCCGCGCCCCGCTGCGGCAGCCCGGGACCAATGCCTTGCGGCTGATCGACGGGGATGGCGACGACCTGCCGGGTTTGGAACTGGAGGATTTCGCGGGAAAATGGCTCCTCTCCACCCGGGATCGCCACCCACCCGCGCCGCTGGTGGAGTGGCTGAGATCGAAGGGACACGCGACCTACTGGAAGCAACTCGACCAGCAGCAGAAGGAATCGCCCGCGCACCTCTGTGGACCGGAGCAGGATGAGCCGTTTCCCATTCAGGAGAGCGGGCTGAACTTTGAGATCTCGTTCCAGTCCGGTTATTCACAAGGAATCTTCCTCGATCAGCGCGACCGCCGCGCCGAGCTGAGATCGCGGCTATCTGCCGGGCAGACCCTGCTGAATACCTTTGCCTACACCGGAGCATTCTCCGTCTTCGCGGCAGCGGCGGGAGCCACCACGACCACGCTGGACCTGGCCCAGCCGTATCTCGACTGGGCGAAACGGAACTTCGAGCTCAACGGCTTCGATCCTTCCGCACACTATTATTGCAAGGGCGATACCTTTCACTGGCTGGCCCGCTTTGCAAAACAGGGCCGGACATTTGATGGCATAGTGCTCGATCCTCCCACATTTTCCCGGGATAAGGACGGGAAGGTCTTCCGTGTAGAAAAGGACTATGGCCGCCTCGCCGAGTTGGCCATGAAATGCCTCACGCCCGGCGGGTTCCTTTTGGCATCCACGAATTGCCGCACGCTGTCTCCGCGAGACTTTGAGGCGCAGCTCCGCGGCGCGTCCCGCAGGCCGGTTAAGATTCGCCATAACGACATGCCTGCCGACTTCACCGGCGAGCAGTATCTGAAAAGCGTCTGGGTGGACACCTGA
- a CDS encoding GH36-type glycosyl hydrolase domain-containing protein, translated as MKPDPLLPAPHACLLSNGSYFTFITSAGTGQSRRHGHVVNRWHGDPVEDAQGQFIYLRDLESGALWSAAMQPMKCESTSYRSASPCGTFWISNEANDVRADLIIAVSPHDDLEVRCLKLTNLTGKIRRIEVTSFIETVLTSQGADVGHPAFSKLFVQTSREENALFAERRPRGADETWPCLFHSITGATADSWETDRIRFLGRGRTVANPQAFENEALSGSVGNVLDPCLSLRTIVTLGPNEESVVCFITGIAENKESASSLVGKYSGLGAIDRILVEARKAEESLRREHGIDDAMAAKFQALAAAMHYEHRSLNPSHREASASAMPPVPRDRPTVVACDGWSGASTQDALKARSYWAIKGFFTNFVVLDEAGTNPQGHDDRVFTLAPSTLGESGKSSLLAIAALVVEGSLPEAAGNHAPGPPPRIKEATKGGKIPESESLRFFNGYGGFSEDGSEYVIRLPREGKRPPMPWINVVANEHAGFLVSESGAGCTWARNSQANRLTPWSNEPASDPHGEALYLRDEASGEVWSPLPGPVCQQGDHEVRHGLGATRFLSSQSGIDQDTVMFVPRHDAVKIVIVRLANRSGEDRKLSITSYQRLVMGSLPEARSLIVTRQPDDGSLRAKNPAAGDFTGGIAFAALSLNGVTANGSSIGCDRLGFLGRHGTPANPAALCPGGELDGACGAGLDPCFVQQSAFTLPAGATAECVILLGESMSDQGADQLVARYGDFATARAALTEVQEFWKALTGTIKVTTPSPVLDLMVNGWLPYQTLCCRMWARSAFYQSSGAFGYRDQLQDSGSLLQLDPAIARRQILLHAEQQFAEGDVLHWWHPAPIDRGLRTRFSDDLLWLPFITCDYLRATGDATILDEEIPYLKAAILADGHDENYLTPEPAGESGSLYDHCCRTIDRSLATGAHGLPLMGTGDWNDGMSRVGREGKGESIWVGFFLYRILGSFIPVCESRGDSDRVAIYEEHRTKLLAALNDGGWDREWYRRAYYDNGAPLGSKESDECKIDTLAQSWAILSKAASPDRAALAMEAMERELVSEQEGIIRLLTPPFINTPNDPGYIKGYVAGVRENGGQYTHAACWAVQSIAEHGENNRALRLWEMLAPVSHSLTPEAANLYKVEPYVVAADVYGAPPHIGRGGWTWYTGSSGWMYRVAMESILGLRIEDGATLVMKPCIPDEWPEYLIEGRLPNGSAGYRITVLNPEGFARSVQAVTLDGVEQKISEGIAKIRLPRDGAEHDIRITLG; from the coding sequence ATGAAACCCGACCCCCTGCTCCCCGCGCCGCACGCCTGCCTGCTATCGAACGGCAGCTACTTCACCTTCATCACGTCCGCCGGGACCGGGCAGTCGCGCCGTCATGGCCATGTGGTGAACCGCTGGCACGGGGACCCGGTGGAAGATGCGCAGGGGCAATTCATCTACCTGAGGGATCTCGAAAGCGGCGCGCTCTGGTCCGCGGCCATGCAGCCGATGAAATGCGAAAGCACCAGCTACCGGTCTGCCAGCCCTTGTGGAACCTTCTGGATTTCCAATGAGGCGAATGACGTCCGCGCGGACCTGATCATCGCCGTGTCCCCCCATGACGACCTCGAAGTGAGGTGCCTGAAGCTGACCAACCTAACAGGAAAAATCCGGAGGATCGAGGTGACGAGTTTCATAGAGACCGTCCTCACATCGCAAGGTGCGGACGTGGGCCATCCGGCCTTCTCGAAGCTCTTTGTCCAGACGTCGCGCGAAGAGAACGCCTTGTTCGCGGAGAGAAGGCCGCGGGGTGCCGACGAAACCTGGCCGTGCCTTTTCCACTCGATCACGGGTGCTACCGCGGACTCGTGGGAAACGGACCGGATTCGATTTCTCGGACGCGGGCGAACCGTGGCCAATCCTCAGGCTTTCGAGAATGAGGCATTGTCGGGATCGGTTGGCAATGTCCTTGATCCGTGCCTGAGCCTTCGGACGATTGTGACGCTCGGACCAAATGAAGAATCGGTCGTTTGCTTCATCACCGGGATCGCGGAGAACAAGGAAAGCGCTTCGTCTCTCGTCGGAAAATACTCGGGACTCGGAGCCATCGACCGCATCCTTGTCGAAGCCAGGAAGGCCGAGGAGAGTTTGAGACGCGAACACGGGATCGACGATGCGATGGCAGCGAAGTTCCAAGCACTCGCCGCCGCGATGCACTATGAACATCGTAGTTTGAATCCATCTCACAGAGAAGCATCCGCATCGGCGATGCCACCGGTGCCGCGCGATCGGCCCACCGTGGTTGCTTGCGACGGATGGTCGGGCGCATCCACGCAGGATGCCCTGAAAGCGCGGAGCTACTGGGCTATTAAAGGCTTCTTCACGAACTTCGTGGTGCTCGACGAGGCAGGCACGAATCCACAGGGCCACGACGACCGCGTCTTCACCCTCGCTCCATCTACACTCGGAGAGTCTGGTAAATCTTCCTTGTTGGCCATCGCCGCCTTGGTGGTGGAAGGCTCCCTGCCGGAAGCCGCGGGCAACCACGCACCCGGACCACCGCCCCGGATCAAGGAAGCAACTAAAGGCGGCAAGATCCCCGAAAGCGAGAGCCTGCGGTTTTTCAATGGCTACGGTGGCTTCAGTGAGGACGGCAGCGAATATGTGATCCGCCTGCCACGCGAAGGAAAGAGGCCGCCGATGCCGTGGATCAACGTGGTGGCGAACGAGCACGCCGGATTCCTCGTCAGCGAGAGTGGAGCAGGCTGCACCTGGGCACGGAACAGCCAGGCGAACCGGCTGACACCTTGGTCGAACGAACCGGCGAGCGATCCTCATGGCGAGGCCCTTTACCTGCGCGACGAAGCGAGCGGCGAGGTTTGGTCGCCGCTGCCCGGGCCGGTTTGCCAGCAAGGCGACCACGAGGTCCGCCACGGCTTGGGAGCCACCCGCTTCCTCTCGTCTCAAAGCGGCATCGATCAGGACACCGTGATGTTCGTCCCGCGGCATGACGCGGTGAAAATCGTGATCGTGCGACTGGCGAACCGGAGCGGCGAAGATCGCAAGCTCTCCATCACCAGCTACCAGCGACTCGTCATGGGCTCGCTACCCGAGGCACGCAGCCTCATCGTCACCAGACAACCGGATGATGGCAGCCTCCGGGCGAAGAATCCTGCAGCGGGTGATTTCACGGGAGGCATCGCCTTCGCCGCGCTGTCCCTCAACGGAGTCACGGCGAATGGATCATCCATCGGTTGCGACCGGCTTGGCTTCCTTGGTCGGCACGGCACGCCTGCCAATCCCGCCGCACTGTGTCCCGGAGGTGAACTCGACGGGGCCTGCGGAGCCGGCCTTGATCCATGCTTCGTCCAGCAGTCCGCTTTCACCTTGCCCGCAGGGGCTACGGCGGAGTGCGTGATTCTGTTAGGCGAGTCGATGTCGGACCAGGGTGCCGACCAACTCGTCGCACGATATGGCGATTTTGCGACTGCCCGGGCCGCATTGACCGAGGTCCAGGAATTTTGGAAAGCGCTGACAGGCACCATCAAGGTCACCACGCCCTCGCCGGTGCTGGATCTGATGGTGAATGGCTGGCTGCCCTATCAAACGCTGTGCTGCCGAATGTGGGCTCGCTCCGCCTTCTACCAATCCAGCGGGGCCTTCGGCTATCGTGACCAGCTTCAGGATTCAGGCTCGCTCCTGCAACTCGACCCAGCCATCGCCCGGCGGCAGATCCTGCTGCATGCGGAGCAGCAATTCGCGGAGGGCGATGTGCTCCACTGGTGGCATCCGGCACCCATAGACCGGGGGCTACGGACGCGATTTTCCGATGATCTGCTGTGGCTTCCATTCATCACCTGCGACTACCTCCGCGCTACCGGGGATGCCACGATCCTCGATGAGGAGATACCCTATCTAAAAGCCGCGATTCTGGCCGATGGACACGATGAGAACTACCTGACGCCCGAGCCCGCGGGCGAATCGGGGTCGCTCTATGACCACTGCTGCCGCACCATCGACCGCTCGCTGGCCACCGGCGCGCACGGTCTTCCTCTGATGGGCACGGGCGATTGGAATGACGGCATGAGCCGGGTAGGCCGAGAGGGAAAGGGTGAGAGCATTTGGGTAGGATTCTTTCTCTATCGCATCCTCGGCTCCTTCATCCCGGTATGCGAGAGCCGTGGCGATTCGGACCGCGTCGCTATCTACGAGGAGCATCGTACCAAACTGCTCGCCGCGCTGAACGATGGCGGCTGGGATCGCGAGTGGTATCGCCGCGCCTACTACGACAATGGCGCGCCGCTCGGCTCGAAGGAGAGCGACGAATGCAAGATCGACACGCTGGCGCAATCTTGGGCCATCCTTTCCAAGGCTGCATCACCGGATCGCGCCGCGCTGGCCATGGAGGCGATGGAGCGGGAACTGGTGTCGGAGCAGGAAGGCATCATCCGCCTGCTCACCCCGCCTTTCATCAATACCCCGAACGACCCGGGCTACATCAAGGGCTACGTCGCCGGAGTCCGCGAGAATGGAGGCCAATACACTCACGCTGCGTGCTGGGCCGTGCAGTCCATCGCCGAGCACGGGGAGAACAACCGCGCGCTGCGCCTGTGGGAAATGCTCGCACCGGTATCCCACTCGCTCACACCCGAGGCGGCGAATCTCTACAAGGTGGAGCCCTACGTGGTGGCTGCAGATGTTTACGGAGCGCCTCCGCACATCGGCCGCGGCGGCTGGACGTGGTACACCGGCTCTTCCGGATGGATGTATCGCGTCGCCATGGAATCCATCCTCGGCCTTCGCATCGAGGACGGCGCGACGTTGGTGATGAAGCCCTGCATTCCGGACGAATGGCCGGAATACTTGATCGAGGGCAGGCTGCCGAATGGATCGGCGGGCTACCGGATCACCGTCCTGAACCCGGAAGGCTTCGCGAGATCCGTGCAGGCCGTGACCTTGGATGGCGTCGAGCAAAAGATCTCGGAAGGCATCGCCAAAATCCGCCTGCCCCGGGACGGAGCGGAGCACGACATCCGCATCACCTTGGGATAG
- the lnt gene encoding apolipoprotein N-acyltransferase: MKVTHLFLRPLAAVASGLGMAALFPPHGYSQLVWIVFLPLLFALWSLGEGKRKRKAFGFGLLTGLAFFLPNLAWLRTVSDAGWAALSIYLALFPAIWALFAATWGNPWRGEEKGFFHVPRHALACALVWTGLELLRGWLFTGFGWNTYGTAFSESLVFAQAADLLGATGLSILPIFVQAVLLQVFVRRVSQFHSSGLRKRLAFTCVIAAMFATYGYGMWRIFSARKVESIRLNALLVQLNIPQEASRQLVEGFEIHLRYEDETLEGLGVVDGEVIHSLNSPGSSAPKPDWVIWPETALTGRILRMDDGDWATAQENWTTLERIRQGGGDFTLMLGLTELEAEWQGDEPIMKKDARAWNSLAVMPADGSLQTFRKHHLVIFGEYIPLVEKLPFLAKIYEQQSGAKYSGAFSQGESLEPLPVAIGDEKVGVIPSVCFEDTVPRLLRKFVREGPQIIVNITNDGWFKESPGAAQHFANARFRAIELRRPMIRCANTGVSAAISSTGSTMHPEGGRLQELRDENGSHFTRGHLLTQLDIPVDPPTTLYARIGDLGVIVLTLIGFLMGAIPALRERRQEVKEA, encoded by the coding sequence ATGAAGGTCACGCATCTCTTCCTCCGACCGCTGGCCGCCGTGGCCAGCGGACTTGGCATGGCCGCGCTGTTTCCGCCCCACGGATACAGCCAGCTCGTCTGGATTGTTTTCCTGCCGCTGCTGTTCGCGCTGTGGTCGCTGGGGGAGGGGAAGCGGAAGCGCAAGGCCTTCGGCTTCGGTCTTCTAACAGGTCTCGCATTCTTCCTGCCGAATCTGGCGTGGCTCCGCACCGTCAGTGATGCGGGGTGGGCGGCGCTCTCCATCTACCTCGCGCTTTTTCCGGCGATCTGGGCTCTCTTCGCGGCGACGTGGGGGAATCCATGGCGCGGGGAGGAGAAGGGGTTCTTCCATGTGCCGCGTCACGCTCTGGCCTGTGCTTTGGTGTGGACGGGGCTGGAGCTGCTCCGCGGATGGCTTTTCACGGGCTTCGGGTGGAATACTTATGGCACCGCGTTTTCCGAGTCGCTCGTCTTCGCGCAGGCGGCGGATCTGTTGGGCGCGACCGGCTTGTCCATCCTGCCGATCTTCGTGCAGGCGGTCTTGTTGCAAGTGTTCGTCCGTCGAGTCTCGCAGTTTCACTCCAGCGGCCTGCGGAAGCGTTTGGCCTTCACGTGCGTCATCGCCGCGATGTTCGCCACCTACGGCTACGGCATGTGGCGGATCTTTTCCGCGCGGAAGGTGGAGTCGATCCGGCTGAATGCGCTGCTGGTGCAGCTCAACATTCCACAGGAGGCCTCGCGTCAGCTTGTGGAAGGTTTTGAGATTCATCTGCGCTATGAGGACGAAACGCTTGAGGGGCTCGGCGTCGTGGATGGCGAGGTGATTCATTCACTCAACTCCCCCGGAAGCTCAGCACCGAAACCGGACTGGGTGATCTGGCCGGAGACGGCATTGACCGGCCGCATCCTGCGCATGGATGACGGCGACTGGGCCACAGCGCAGGAGAACTGGACCACCCTCGAGCGCATCCGCCAGGGCGGAGGTGACTTCACGCTGATGCTGGGGCTGACCGAGCTGGAAGCGGAATGGCAAGGGGACGAGCCCATCATGAAGAAGGATGCGCGCGCGTGGAACTCGCTCGCGGTGATGCCGGCCGATGGCTCGCTCCAGACTTTCCGGAAGCATCACTTGGTCATCTTCGGTGAATACATCCCGCTCGTGGAAAAGCTGCCTTTCCTCGCGAAGATCTACGAGCAGCAGTCCGGTGCGAAGTATTCCGGCGCTTTCAGTCAGGGCGAAAGCCTGGAGCCGCTGCCGGTGGCAATCGGCGATGAAAAGGTGGGCGTGATCCCGTCCGTTTGCTTTGAAGACACCGTGCCGCGCCTGCTGCGGAAGTTCGTCCGCGAGGGCCCGCAGATCATCGTGAACATCACGAATGACGGCTGGTTCAAGGAGAGCCCGGGTGCGGCCCAGCATTTCGCGAATGCCCGCTTTCGCGCGATCGAGCTGCGCCGACCGATGATCCGCTGCGCGAATACCGGCGTCAGCGCCGCGATCAGCTCCACCGGAAGTACGATGCATCCCGAAGGTGGCCGCCTCCAGGAACTCCGCGATGAGAATGGCAGCCACTTCACCCGCGGGCACCTCCTCACTCAACTCGACATTCCTGTCGATCCACCGACCACGCTTTATGCGAGGATCGGCGACTTGGGCGTCATCGTGTTGACGTTGATCGGATTCCTGATGGGCGCGATTCCCGCCCTGCGCGAGCGTCGGCAGGAGGTGAAGGAAGCCTGA
- a CDS encoding glycosyltransferase has translation MSPAISIVLPFRNAAPTIEEAVESLRNQTFENWELIAVDDHSSDCSAEIVAGLSRLDGRIKLISNKRSSGVVGAFQSGFSIASSVWIARMDADDRSHPKRLQLQWGRAMVGDVDVITTNVSIVGSLGNGMARYVDWANRLLDHDAVSINRFVENPVINPTVLVRRNSFEAVGGYQDVPWAEDHDVWLRMLHRGARFAKVPEVLLDWRDSTSRLTRSDSRYGEKARQQMRAFHLAALDEVRERGVVIAGAGPIGKSLARELLALGVRLHGFIDVHPRRIGEVIHGAEVAGLEDLGRRWRDAVLLSAVGLAGVREEIRGLAIGAGYVESLDFWCVC, from the coding sequence ATGTCACCCGCGATTTCCATCGTCCTGCCTTTCCGGAATGCCGCTCCTACCATCGAGGAGGCGGTGGAGAGCTTGCGTAACCAAACGTTTGAAAACTGGGAATTGATCGCTGTGGATGATCATTCAAGCGATTGTTCTGCCGAAATTGTCGCCGGGCTGAGTCGTTTGGATGGAAGGATTAAACTGATTTCAAACAAACGATCATCCGGTGTTGTTGGTGCATTCCAATCGGGGTTTTCAATCGCCTCCTCTGTTTGGATCGCACGTATGGATGCTGATGATCGTAGTCACCCGAAACGTCTCCAGCTTCAGTGGGGAAGGGCGATGGTGGGTGATGTGGATGTGATTACAACAAACGTTTCGATCGTTGGATCACTGGGAAATGGCATGGCTCGGTATGTGGATTGGGCAAATCGACTGCTTGATCACGATGCTGTTTCAATCAATCGATTCGTTGAAAATCCCGTCATTAATCCGACCGTGCTCGTTAGGCGAAACTCGTTTGAAGCGGTCGGCGGGTATCAGGATGTTCCTTGGGCGGAAGACCACGATGTCTGGCTTCGTATGCTTCACCGCGGCGCCCGATTCGCGAAAGTCCCGGAAGTGCTTCTGGATTGGCGGGACTCTACCAGCAGGCTCACCCGAAGTGATTCCCGCTACGGTGAGAAAGCACGCCAGCAGATGCGCGCCTTTCATCTGGCGGCCTTGGATGAGGTGCGGGAAAGAGGAGTGGTCATTGCCGGGGCGGGACCCATTGGGAAGTCACTCGCCCGGGAGTTGCTCGCACTCGGGGTCCGCCTCCACGGGTTCATCGATGTTCACCCGCGCCGGATCGGCGAGGTGATTCATGGTGCGGAGGTGGCGGGTCTGGAGGATCTGGGGCGGCGCTGGCGGGACGCGGTGTTGCTTTCAGCGGTGGGTCTCGCTGGCGTGCGGGAGGAAATCCGCGGGCTGGCCATCGGGGCTGGGTATGTGGAAAGTCTGGATTTCTGGTGCGTTTGTTAG
- a CDS encoding phospho-sugar mutase: MSVLASLLDQALASGQILESSRKNIDLLLRGSASPLAEAAITELAEAGQWEEINDRFFKTLAFGTGGLRGRTIGKVVTTAEQGKGGPNDRPEHPCFGTATMNFFNVSRAVRGLIAYTKKHVGPSRKPKLVFAHDSRHFSRDFAEFCAKVSTELGCDAYLYESGRATPQLSFTIRELRADAGVVLTASHNPAHDNGFKAYFTDGAQIVEPDASGIIAEVNALESEIYEALPAAEHGTVTTLGAEMDRRYMDRLKSLLMQPQLLEGAKTRVVYTNLHGVGGVIIVPMLRELGFDVITVPEQDVQDGRFPTVDSPNPENAPALKMGVDLAIKEGAEIVIGTDPDNDRMGVVVRDSAGQMRLLTGNQIGSLMAWYRAKTAFEIGWLNDTTRARALFVKTYVTTELQSAIAHRYGIGVVDTLTGFKYIAEKLRKYEEAIPADKKGDYRSLDETTTRNLRLEYSRFFLFGGEESYGYLGCDFVRDKDGNGAAVMFAEVAAYAKSVGKTLAELLDEIFTEYGYHEERGKSLVMEGADGAAKIAALAASYSKNPPTEVDGSAVAKIRDFATQDLFDAEGDALPKEKMLFVDLADGRSFAVRPSGTEPKIKFYLFGKAAPAADLAASKAQVAASLDSLWSSIEADAKSRMA, encoded by the coding sequence ATGAGCGTCCTCGCCTCCCTTCTCGACCAAGCCCTCGCCTCCGGCCAGATCCTCGAAAGCTCTCGGAAGAACATCGACCTGCTGCTCCGCGGCTCGGCCTCGCCTCTGGCGGAGGCCGCCATCACCGAGCTTGCGGAAGCGGGCCAGTGGGAGGAAATCAACGACCGCTTCTTCAAGACCCTCGCCTTCGGCACCGGCGGCCTGCGCGGTCGCACCATCGGCAAGGTGGTCACCACCGCGGAGCAGGGGAAGGGCGGCCCGAACGATCGCCCGGAGCACCCGTGCTTCGGCACCGCGACGATGAACTTCTTCAACGTCTCCCGCGCCGTCCGCGGCCTCATCGCCTACACGAAGAAGCACGTCGGCCCGTCGCGGAAGCCGAAGCTCGTCTTCGCCCACGACAGCCGCCACTTCTCCCGGGACTTCGCGGAATTCTGCGCGAAGGTCAGCACCGAGCTTGGTTGCGATGCCTATCTCTATGAGTCGGGCCGTGCGACACCCCAGCTTTCTTTCACCATCCGCGAGCTGCGGGCGGATGCCGGCGTGGTGCTCACCGCCAGCCACAATCCCGCACATGACAATGGCTTCAAGGCCTACTTCACCGATGGCGCGCAGATCGTGGAGCCGGACGCCTCCGGCATCATCGCCGAGGTGAATGCCCTCGAGAGCGAGATCTATGAGGCGCTGCCTGCAGCCGAGCATGGCACCGTGACCACGCTGGGTGCGGAAATGGACCGCCGCTACATGGATCGCCTGAAGTCCCTGCTGATGCAGCCGCAACTGCTCGAAGGCGCGAAGACGCGCGTCGTTTACACGAATCTCCACGGGGTCGGTGGCGTGATCATCGTGCCGATGCTCCGCGAGCTGGGCTTCGACGTCATCACCGTGCCAGAGCAGGACGTGCAGGATGGACGCTTCCCGACGGTCGATTCGCCGAATCCCGAAAACGCCCCGGCACTCAAGATGGGTGTGGATCTCGCGATCAAGGAAGGTGCGGAGATCGTGATCGGCACCGACCCGGACAATGACCGCATGGGCGTGGTGGTCCGCGACTCCGCCGGCCAGATGCGCCTGCTGACGGGGAACCAGATCGGCTCGCTGATGGCATGGTATCGTGCGAAGACCGCATTTGAGATCGGCTGGCTGAATGACACCACCCGTGCCCGCGCTCTCTTCGTGAAGACCTACGTCACCACCGAGCTGCAGAGCGCCATCGCGCACCGCTATGGCATCGGCGTGGTCGATACGCTCACCGGCTTCAAGTACATCGCCGAGAAGCTCCGCAAGTATGAGGAAGCCATCCCCGCCGACAAGAAGGGCGACTACCGCTCGCTCGACGAGACGACCACCCGCAACCTGCGGCTGGAGTATTCGCGCTTCTTCCTCTTCGGCGGTGAGGAGAGCTACGGCTACCTCGGCTGTGACTTCGTCCGCGACAAGGACGGCAATGGCGCGGCGGTGATGTTCGCGGAAGTGGCCGCCTATGCAAAGTCCGTGGGCAAGACTCTGGCCGAATTGCTCGATGAGATCTTCACCGAATACGGCTACCACGAGGAGCGCGGCAAGTCGCTCGTGATGGAGGGTGCCGACGGTGCCGCGAAGATCGCCGCTCTGGCTGCTTCCTATTCGAAGAACCCGCCGACCGAAGTGGACGGCTCCGCGGTCGCGAAGATCCGCGACTTCGCCACGCAGGATCTCTTCGATGCCGAGGGTGATGCCCTGCCGAAGGAAAAGATGCTCTTCGTCGATCTCGCCGACGGTCGCTCCTTTGCGGTGCGCCCGTCCGGCACCGAGCCGAAGATCAAGTTCTACCTCTTTGGCAAGGCCGCTCCTGCAGCCGACCTCGCTGCCTCAAAGGCACAGGTGGCCGCATCGCTCGATAGCCTGTGGTCGTCCATCGAGGCGGACGCCAAGAGCCGCATGGCCTGA